From the Chloroflexus aurantiacus J-10-fl genome, one window contains:
- a CDS encoding zinc-ribbon domain-containing protein, with protein MPFCPQCGVANPDSARFCDQCGAQLIPVPAAPPQAATPVPVAPPVAGGGTVSAGPTTCPQCGTSVIPGEAFCDSCGAPLFNRPVASPPGVGSPFPGVPPQPVYPPPQPATIQMPPPARPTSVPPVPPPPVPSIPAVAPPVRSSLAGVRLRLENGTVLSLPATGQATVGRADPVSNFYPDIDLTAHGGLERGVGRRHGRFLVQQGQVYYEDLDSTNGSFRNNSKIPPRQPQPIQHGDELRLGALKLIVELS; from the coding sequence GTGCCATTCTGTCCACAATGTGGTGTTGCCAATCCCGATAGTGCCCGTTTCTGTGATCAGTGCGGTGCGCAATTGATTCCGGTTCCGGCTGCTCCACCCCAGGCTGCCACACCGGTACCTGTTGCACCGCCTGTAGCAGGTGGCGGTACGGTAAGTGCCGGGCCAACCACCTGCCCGCAGTGCGGTACCAGCGTTATTCCAGGTGAAGCCTTCTGCGATAGTTGCGGTGCCCCGCTCTTCAATCGACCTGTGGCTTCGCCGCCGGGAGTTGGATCGCCATTCCCCGGTGTTCCACCACAACCTGTCTATCCACCGCCGCAACCGGCCACCATCCAAATGCCGCCACCGGCCCGGCCAACCTCTGTACCACCAGTTCCACCTCCGCCGGTTCCATCTATTCCTGCGGTAGCCCCACCGGTACGTAGTTCGCTGGCCGGGGTACGGTTACGGCTTGAAAATGGCACGGTGCTCTCATTACCGGCCACCGGCCAGGCCACCGTTGGGCGCGCCGATCCGGTAAGCAATTTTTACCCTGATATTGATTTGACCGCTCACGGCGGTCTGGAACGTGGCGTTGGTCGCCGCCATGGGCGCTTTCTGGTACAACAGGGCCAGGTCTACTACGAAGACCTTGATAGCACAAATGGGAGCTTTCGGAATAACAGCAAGATACCACCCCGTCAGCCGCAGCCGATCCAGCACGGTGATGAGTTGCGGCTGGGAGCGCTAAAGCTTATCGTTGAATTGTCGTAA